A single region of the Vicia villosa cultivar HV-30 ecotype Madison, WI linkage group LG4, Vvil1.0, whole genome shotgun sequence genome encodes:
- the LOC131594759 gene encoding uncharacterized protein LOC131594759 has protein sequence MDGSPFNANDSTTTLARKRRRILLSKKQLSKNGPNKENEPTTTPTAGTLAASSRDTSTRYPLQPTVSNHSHTLPSQHHLDILQTKKRSRILAANGVNLFNRFNNADISPSFHVGESSNTRKRPKFTQTQLLITTPTALNNSHTSPNISNPHCVSFPNPNVGRTDYSSDDTNGDSEDCDSFGHNSDSDDSMDPHDIRDQHNQSYSDIGDPVWECLICQACMWSGKIVLPYMKQPPLLLEKLLHHKTDPESKNFQANIRTYNAMFSFTSPGMKFDTNIPNGGGPPTMRLHGQTCHRIGSLVPPHGALPQYAQLYIYDTDHEITNRMRCFKDNTSIETSIVAKLKTMLDEVNVLAKAFRMARDMFKANPYVELRLKLISDRHDDGRVYNMPTVAEVAALIVGDVDTGETRDLVVQYRSGKLQRIDEFNPSYLSYQYPLIFCYGEDGYRDNILHKYQDETTVTRKNRQSIKDWLCFRLQERTDEPKTLLYSRKLFQQFLVDGYAMMESERLNWLRKNQSKLRVGKYNNLQQRSEQGDQIPGNKQGKRVVLPSSFVGSKRYMDQLYFDGMAISSRLGFPDLFITFTCNPNWPEITRLLTPKNLKPHDRPDIVAKVFNIKFKELMVDLTKRHILGKVMAFMYTIEFQKRGLPHAHILIFLHPQRKYPTPSDIDNIICAEIPDPELHPALYALVKSHMIHGPCGLSRPNSRCMKNRQCSKYYPKKFIEDTVVNAEGYPLYRRRSATHVITKNNIKFDNRYVVPYKTRLLLKYQAHINMEWCNQCTSIKYLFKYIHKGYDRIGASVVGSKSNTGLQHECVDEIKQYLDCRYVSPSEACWRIFSYKVHGRKPAVERMFFHLIGEKAVYYKDCEQMEHVLESASVTESMFTSWLVANATYAEARSLTYGEFVTKFVYVKRNRMWKPRKRGFTIGRLVWVPPTTGELFYLRMMLTVAKGPTCYEDIRRVGETQYDTFREACFAMGFLDDDREYICALKEASAWGTGHYLRKLFVVMLLSGAVNRPTHVWKESWILLADGILYEQRQIANNPDLTLPDDAIQQLTLIEIEKMLQLNHRTLHDFKPIPYPNDYVIQQLGNRLIYDERQYNIQDMKAEFDNLFKCLTDEQRKIFDQIMDAVNKQQGGVFFLHGYGGTGKTYMWRTLASALRSKHEICLTVATSGIASLLLPGGLTAHSKFKLPVPCLENSTCKINFNDPSAGLLREAKLIIWDEAPMAHKYCFETLDKTLKDVMSNYGNSETIFGGKVVIFGGDFRQILPVVPGGSRSDIVHSTINASYIWHYVKVMNLTKNMRLSSGPSEQDKKEIADFSDWLLKIGEGRISEPNDGYANIDIPPELLIPDFDDPIQARVESTYPDFLNCYQSTDYLKNRAILASTLDIVDNINDHIIAIMPGEIRDYYSSNSVDRSEIHDNNILQVLSPEFLSSLRTSGLPNHHLKLKVGTPIMLMRNINQSQGLCNGTRLIITNMAAHVLEAKLMGDNNNGKVIYIPRMDMSPSQSPWPFKLSRRQFPVIVAYAMTINKSQGQSLDWVGLYIPRDVFTHGQIYVAVSRVTTKRGIKILIHDDKNIPKLSTCNVVYKEVFNNI, from the exons ATGGATGGTAGCCCCTTTAATGCCAATGATTCGACTACAACTCTTGCAAGAAAAAGGAGGAGGATTTTGTTGTCAAAAAAGCAACTCTCTAAAAATGGCCCTAACAAAGAAAACGAACCAACAACAACACCTACTGCTGGGACTTTGGCCGCCTCTTCCAGGGACACTTCAACAAGATATCCTCTCCAGCCCACTGTCTCTAACCATTCCCACACTCTACCATCTCAACACCATTTAGACATTTTGCAAACCAAAAAAAGATCAAGGATTCTTGCTGCCAATGGAGTGAATCTGTTTAACCGTTTCAACAATGCCGACATATCTCCGTCGTTCCATGTAGGAGAATCATCAAACACCAGGAAGCGGCCTAAATTCACCCAAACACAGCTACTCATTACAACCCCTACTGCTCTTAACAATTCCCACACTTCTCCTAATATATCAAATCCACATTGTGTATCttttcctaatcctaatgtagGTAGAACGGATTATTCCTCCGATGATACCAATGGAGATTCTGAAGATTGCGACTCATTCGGACACAACTCTGATTCTGATGACTCCATGGATCCTCATGATATTCGTGATCAACATAACCAGT CTTATTCTGACATTGGTGACCCGGTGTGGGAATGTTTAATTTGCCAAGCTTGCATGTG GAGCGGTAAAATTGTCTTACCCTACATGAAACAGCCACCGTTACTGTTAGAAAAGCTACTTCATCACAAAACTGATCCTGAGAGCAAGAACTTTCAGGCCAACATAAGAACGTACAATGCAATGTTTTCGTTTACATCTCCAGGGATGAAATTTGACACCAACATTCCCAACGGAGGAGGTCCTCCTACAATGCGCCTACACGGTCAAACATGTCACCGGATAGGCAGTCTTGTACCACCACATGGTGCGCTGCCACAATATGCCCAATTGTACATTTACGACACTGACCACGAGATTACAAATAGAATGCGTTGTTTCAA GGACAATACGTCTATTGAAACATCTATCGTAGCAAAGTTAAAGACTATGCTAGATGAAGTTAATGTTCTTGCAAAAGCATTCAGAATGGCACGTGATATGTTTAAGGCCAATCCTTACGTTGAATTAAGGCTGAAACTTATCAGTGATAGACATGACGATGGTCGTGTCTATAATATGCCAACTGTTGCGGAGGTTGCTGCCCTTATTGTAGGAGATGTTGACACTGGTGAAACAAGAGACCTTGTGGTCCAATACCGGAGTGGTAAATTACAAAGAATTGATGAGTTCAATCCAAGTTATCTTTCATATCAATACCCTTTGATTTTTTGCTACGGTGAAGACGGTTACCGGGATAATATCCTTCACAAGTATCAAGATGAGACAACTGTTACAAGAAAGAATAGGCAATCTATCAAGGATTGGCTGTGTTTTCGTCTCCAAGAACGCACAGATGAACCTAAAACATTATTGTACTCTAGGAAACTTTTCCAACAATTTTTGGTTGATGGTTACGCTATGATGGAATCAGAACGTCTCAATTGGTTGCGAAAAAATCAATCAAAGTTGAGGGTCGGAAAATACAATAATCTGCAACAACGGTCTGAGCAAGGAGACCAGATTCCAGGTAACAAACAAGGTAAACGTGTTGTTCTACCTTCTTCTTTTGTGGGAAGCAAAcgatacatggatcaactttactTCGACGGTATGGCCATTTCAAGCAGATTGGGGTTCCCAGATTTGTTTATCACGTTCACATGCAACCCAAATTGGCCTGAGATTACACGGTTGCTGACCCCGAAAAACTTAAAACCCCATGATAGGCCTGACATTGTTGCCAAAGTTTTCAACATCAAGTTTAAAGAGCTTATGGTTGACCTAACAAAAAGACATATTCTTGGGAAAGTTATGGCGT TTATGTATACAATTGAGTTTCAAAAGCGAGGCTTACCCCATGCTCACATTTTGATCTTCTTGCACCCCCAAAGAAAGTATCCAACTCCGTCCGACATTGATAACATCATTTGTGCAGAGATTCCTGATCCTGAACTACATCCTGCTTTGTACGCACTGGTGAAATCCCATATGATACATGGACCGTGCGGTCTTTCGCGGCCTAATTCACGATGTATGAAAAATCGGCAATGTTCTAAATATTATCCAAAAAAATTCATCGAAGATACAGTTGTAAATGCTGAAGGTTACCCATTATATAGAAGAAGATCAGCCACCCATGtaattacaaaaaataatatcAAGTTTGATAATAGATATGTTGTCCCCTATAAAACTCGGTTATTGTTGAAATATCAAGCACATATTAATATGGAATGGTGTAACCAATGCACTTCTATCAAATATCTATTCAAATACATTCACAAAGGATATGACAGAATTGGTGCAAGTGTGGTTGGTTCTAAGTCAAACACCGGACTACAACATGAATGTGTGGATGAGATCAAACAATATCTCGATTGTAGGTATGTTTCTCCAAGTGAGGCGTGTTGGCGAATATTTTCGTACAAGGTTCATGGAAGGAAACCTGCTGTTGAGCGAATGTTTTTCCATCTCATCGGTGAAAAGGCTGTCTATTATAAAGATTGTGAACAAATGGAGCATGTATTAGAAAGTGCAAGCGTAACAGAATCTATGTTCACGTCTTGGCTTGTAGCAAATGCAACATATGCTGAAGCTCGGTCTTTGACATATGGTGAATTTGTTACAAAGTTTGTTTATGTAAAGAGAAACAGAATGTGGAAGCCACGTAAAAGAGGGTTCACTATCGGACGTTTGGTGTGGGTTCCACCGACAACCGGTGAACTTTTCTATTTGAGGATGATGTTGACGGTGGCAAAGGGCCCAACTTGCTATGAAGATATCAGGAGGGTCGGTGAGACACAATATGACACCTTTAGAGAGGCATGTTTTGCTATGGGATTCTTAGATGATGATCGAGAATACATATGTGCTTTAAAGGAGGCAAGCGCTTGGGGGACAGGTCATTATCTTAGAAAGCTGTTTGTTGTTATGCTCTTATCAGGTGCTGTAAACCGTCCTACCCATGTATGGAAGGAATCATGGATTCTATTGGCCGATGGTATCTTGTACGAACAAAGACAAATTGCCAACAATCCAG ATTTAACATTACCGGATGATGCAATCCAGCAGCTGACATTGATAGAGATTGAAAAAATGCTGCAACTGAACCATCGCACCCTGCATGATTTCAAGCCCATTCCTTATCCGAATGACTATGTTATTCAACAACTGGGAAACCGGCTTATTTACGATGAAAGACAGTACAATATCCAGGACATGAAGGCGGAATTTGATAACCTATTCAAGTGTCTGACTG ACGAACAGAGGAAGATTTTTGACCAAATCATGGATGCCGTCAACAAACAACAAGGTGGTGTCTTCTTCCTGCACGGTTACGGCGGAACCGGTAAGACATATATGTGGAGAACACTTGCAAGTGCACTGAGATCTAAGCATGAGATATGTCTAACTGTTGCAACAAGTGGGATAGCATCTCTTTTGTTGCCAGGGGGTCTTACAGCTCATTCAAAGTTCAAGTTGCCAGTTCCATGTCTTGAGAACTcaacttgcaaaattaatttcaatgacCCTAGCGCAGGTCTTCTAAGGGAGGCAAAGCTGATTATATGGGACGAGGCCCCGATGGCACACAAATATTGTTTTGAAACGCTGGACAAGACTTTGAAGGATGTCATGAGTAATTACGGTAACTCCGAAACTATTTTCGGAGGCAAGGTTGTGATTTTTGGTGGGGATTTTCGTCAGATATTACCCGTTGTACCAGGAGGAAGTCGTTCTGACATTGTCCATTCAACAATTAATGCTTCTTACATTTGGCATTATGTTAAAGTCATGAATTTGACCAAAAACATGCGTCTATCCTCCGGACCATCTGAGCAAGATAAAAAGGAAATTGCGGATTTCTCTGATTGGCTTTTAAAGATAGGAGAGGGACGAATTTCTGAACCTAACGACGGTTATGCTAACATTGACATACCACCCGAACTTTTAATTCCAGACTTCGATGACCCTATTCAAGCTAGAGTGGAGAGTACGTATCCTGATTTCTTAAATTGTTACCAATCGACTGATTATCTAAAAAATAGGGCCATTCTTGCTTCCACTTTGGACATTGTTGACAATATCAATGACCATATCATTGCCATTATGCCAG GGGAAATAAGAGATTACTACAGCTCAAACTCGGTTGATCGATCAGAAATCCATGACAACAATATTCTTCAGGTCCTTAGCCCAGAATTCCTCAGCTCCTTAAGAACTTCTGGCCTACCCAACCATCACTTAAAGTTAAAGGTTGGAACACCAATCATGCTTATGCGAAACATTAATCAATCCCAAGGTCTGTGTAATGGGACAAGGCTTATAATAACTAATATGGCTGCTCATGTGCTTGAGGCCAAATTGATGGGTGATAACAATAATGGGAAAGTTATATACATCCCGCGAATGGATATGTCCCCGTCTCAATCACCTTGGCCATTCAAGTTATCAAGACGACAATTTCCTGTTATTGTAGCCTACGCCATGACCATTAACAAATCTCAAGGCCAATCGTTGGATTGGGTTGGACTCTATATACCTCGAGATGTTTTCACACATGGACAGATTTATGTTGCCGTTTCACGAGTTACAACTAAAAGAGGTATCAAGATATTGATACATGATGATAAAAACATCCCAAAGCTTTCAACATGTAATGTTGTATATAAGGAGGTTTTTAACAACATATAG